The Kwoniella shandongensis chromosome 11, complete sequence genome has a segment encoding these proteins:
- a CDS encoding histone H3 translates to MARTKQTARKSTGGKAPRKQLATKAARKQAPSQVSGGVKKPHRYRPGTVALREIRRYQKSTELLIRKLPFQRLVREIAQDFKTDLRFQSSAIGALQEASEAYLVSLFEDTNLAAIHAKRVTIQPKDLQLARRLRGERS, encoded by the exons GGAAAGGCCCCTAGGAAGCAGC TCGCTACCAAGGCTGCCCGAAAGCAAGCACCTTCCCAAGTCTCtggtggtgtcaagaagcCCCACAGGTACAGGCCCGGTACCGTTGCTCTTCGAGAGATTCGACGATACCAGAA GTCCACTGAGCTCCTCATCCGAAAGCTCCCCTTCCAGCGACTCGTCCGTGAAATCGCTCAGGACTTCAAGACTGATC TCCGATTCCAGTCGTCCGCTATCGGCGCCCTCCAGGAGGCTTCCGAGGCCTacctcgtctccctctttgAGGACACCAACTTGGCCGCGATTCACGCCAAGCGAGTCACCATCCAGCCCAAGGATCTCCAGCTCGCTCGACGACTCCGAGGCGAGAGGTCCTAA